The following are encoded together in the Nitrospira sp. genome:
- a CDS encoding zinc metallopeptidase, with the protein MVLLLLIVVAVVVGPQVWTRRVFAKHSAPRPDFPGTGGELATHLLNRFDLHHITVEPTQIGDHYDPVSKTVRLTPAILDGKSLTAITIAAHEVGHAIQDHLGYQPLAERTKLVRVAQGAEKVGALLMMGIPIAGAVAHTPIASVIVLIAGLATMGISTLVHLVTLPVEWDASFRRALPVLKQGNYLSPADEQGARSILTAAALTYLAASLASLLNLWRWIGFLRR; encoded by the coding sequence ATGGTTCTACTCCTGCTCATTGTGGTGGCGGTTGTCGTTGGACCGCAAGTCTGGACCAGGCGCGTGTTTGCCAAGCACAGTGCGCCCCGTCCAGACTTTCCTGGAACCGGAGGAGAATTAGCCACGCACCTGCTCAATCGGTTCGACCTTCACCATATTACGGTTGAACCGACGCAGATCGGCGACCACTACGATCCTGTCAGTAAAACAGTCCGTCTGACACCCGCGATACTGGATGGCAAATCCCTTACCGCGATTACGATTGCCGCTCATGAGGTCGGGCATGCCATTCAAGATCATCTAGGATACCAGCCGTTAGCGGAACGCACCAAGCTGGTGCGGGTGGCGCAGGGAGCAGAGAAGGTTGGAGCTCTCCTGATGATGGGGATTCCGATCGCAGGGGCCGTGGCTCACACGCCGATCGCAAGCGTGATCGTCCTGATAGCTGGATTGGCGACGATGGGGATTTCCACACTGGTCCACCTCGTCACTCTGCCGGTCGAGTGGGACGCGAGCTTCAGACGGGCTTTACCCGTTCTCAAACAGGGTAACTACCTGTCACCGGCCGATGAGCAAGGCGCTCGTAGCATCCTCACCGCCGCCGCCTTGACCTATCTGGCCGCGTCTCTTGCGAGTCTATTGAACCTGTGGCGCTGGATTGGGTTTCTTCGGCGCTAG
- a CDS encoding dienelactone hydrolase family protein: protein MTITELPPIDLPTPTGPMRTYLVRPTVEGRYPGLVLYSEIFQVTGPIRRMAAILASHGFVVAVPEIFHELEPAGTVLAYDEAGAARGNQHKITKTLASYDCDARAALDYLAASPHCTGKLGVIGICIGGHLAFRAAMQPDVLVAACFYATDIHKHSLGQGLCDDSLDRVGEIRGEILMIWGRQDPHIPREGRAIIYHALSDAGVRFQWHEFNAAHAFMRDEGSRYDPAAARICYSLALELFHRRLGEGGR, encoded by the coding sequence ATGACCATTACCGAGCTTCCACCGATTGATCTGCCGACTCCGACGGGACCGATGCGGACCTATCTCGTTCGTCCTACAGTGGAGGGGCGTTATCCTGGGCTGGTTCTCTATTCGGAGATTTTCCAGGTCACGGGACCTATCCGGCGCATGGCGGCGATTCTGGCGAGTCATGGATTTGTGGTGGCGGTGCCGGAGATCTTCCACGAACTGGAGCCGGCTGGCACGGTGTTGGCTTATGATGAGGCAGGTGCGGCACGCGGCAATCAACACAAAATCACCAAGACCCTCGCGAGTTACGACTGTGATGCGCGTGCGGCGCTGGACTATTTGGCTGCGTCCCCACATTGCACGGGCAAGTTGGGGGTGATCGGGATTTGCATCGGAGGTCATCTGGCATTCCGTGCGGCGATGCAGCCCGACGTGCTGGTCGCCGCCTGTTTCTATGCCACGGACATCCACAAACATAGCCTTGGCCAGGGGCTTTGTGACGACAGCCTGGACCGGGTCGGGGAGATACGGGGTGAGATTTTGATGATCTGGGGCAGACAGGATCCACACATTCCCCGTGAGGGACGGGCGATCATCTACCATGCGCTGAGTGATGCCGGGGTGCGGTTTCAGTGGCATGAGTTCAACGCCGCACATGCCTTTATGCGAGATGAAGGCTCACGCTATGATCCGGCTGCTGCGCGGATATGTTACAGCCTCGCGCTCGAACTCTTCCACCGTCGATTAGGTGAAGGCGGCAGGTAG
- the hflX gene encoding GTPase HflX produces the protein MTTASPARAVLVAIQTPGVTREELDSSLHELARLVKTLGYQVVGQVTQKRSSEKFSTVLGQGKLTELARWTGGAGTIEASCEKPMHKAALKDEAVAADEAEDLEDEESEEVREASSSPHEQAQIVIVDCDLSPSQLSNLERAVGVPVLDRTGVIIEIFSRHARTRAARLQVEIARLNYLAPRLRETGGGRERQSGGIGGKGAGETSLELDKRRIRDRLKELKSELAAIGDEHHTRRARRENELTVALVGYTNAGKSSLMRAMTGSEVLVADKLFATLDTTIRPLYPETRPKVLMSDTVGFIKKLPHDLVASFKSTLDEAACASLLLFVVDASDSSFRSQLDVTRKVLAEVGATDIPSLLVLNKRDCLAPEALASLKTQYPDAVFLSTRSQDDLTVLRERIMRHFEREMIDEELHLPFTAQTVLAEIRARVRILSEDYDAEGMTIRVRASPENLMVIKKKLAR, from the coding sequence ATGACGACTGCCTCACCAGCTCGTGCCGTGCTCGTCGCGATCCAGACTCCCGGTGTGACTCGGGAGGAGTTGGATAGTTCGCTGCACGAACTCGCCAGGCTCGTGAAGACCCTCGGGTACCAGGTGGTGGGCCAGGTCACTCAAAAACGGAGTTCCGAGAAATTCTCGACTGTTCTAGGTCAGGGTAAACTCACCGAATTGGCACGGTGGACCGGTGGGGCCGGTACTATCGAGGCGTCATGTGAAAAACCGATGCACAAAGCGGCCTTGAAGGACGAGGCTGTGGCAGCGGACGAAGCGGAGGACCTAGAAGACGAAGAATCGGAGGAAGTCCGCGAAGCCTCATCCAGCCCGCACGAACAGGCACAGATCGTCATCGTGGATTGTGATCTGTCGCCGTCACAATTGAGCAATCTTGAACGTGCGGTCGGTGTGCCGGTGCTCGATCGGACCGGGGTCATCATTGAAATTTTCAGCCGACATGCCAGGACCAGAGCGGCTCGGCTGCAGGTGGAGATCGCGCGGCTCAATTATCTGGCACCACGGTTGCGTGAGACCGGTGGTGGAAGGGAACGGCAAAGCGGGGGGATCGGGGGCAAAGGGGCAGGTGAAACAAGTCTTGAACTCGACAAACGCCGCATTCGTGATCGCCTGAAAGAGCTCAAGTCAGAATTGGCGGCCATTGGGGATGAACACCATACGCGCAGGGCAAGACGGGAGAACGAATTGACGGTCGCGCTTGTCGGCTACACCAATGCCGGAAAATCTTCACTGATGCGGGCGATGACGGGAAGCGAGGTCCTTGTGGCGGATAAACTGTTTGCCACTCTCGATACAACGATCCGGCCACTCTATCCGGAAACACGTCCCAAGGTGCTCATGAGTGATACAGTGGGATTTATCAAGAAACTTCCGCATGACCTGGTGGCGTCGTTCAAGTCGACGCTCGATGAAGCGGCCTGCGCCTCACTGTTGTTGTTTGTCGTCGATGCCTCAGACTCTTCCTTTCGATCTCAACTCGATGTCACGCGGAAGGTGTTGGCCGAAGTGGGCGCCACGGACATTCCGAGTCTCCTGGTGCTGAATAAGCGAGATTGCCTTGCCCCAGAGGCTCTTGCCTCACTGAAGACTCAATATCCCGACGCTGTGTTCTTGTCTACAAGAAGCCAGGACGATCTGACTGTTTTGCGCGAGCGCATTATGAGGCATTTTGAGCGCGAGATGATTGACGAGGAATTGCACCTTCCATTCACGGCTCAAACTGTCTTGGCCGAGATCCGCGCTCGGGTGCGGATCTTGTCCGAAGACTATGATGCCGAAGGCATGACGATACGAGTGCGAGCGAGCCCCGAGAACCTAATGGTAATCAAGAAAAAGTTGGCACGATAG
- a CDS encoding thermonuclease family protein: MRSIRLPLQLALLLLLVGTPAFSFTALVVSVKDGDTIEVLSNGRATKIRLHGIDCPEKRQAYGYRAKLATAVLTFGQAVTIHPHERDKYGRLVAEVILADETNVNQLLVRDGWCWWYRKYAPDDPVLETLETEARQTKRGLWLDPNPVPPWVYRKLKHKPPVGVLEPLP, encoded by the coding sequence ATGCGATCGATCCGGCTACCATTGCAGCTTGCGCTTCTCCTCCTTCTGGTCGGTACCCCGGCCTTCTCCTTCACGGCCTTGGTCGTTTCAGTCAAGGACGGCGATACGATCGAAGTCTTGTCGAATGGGCGAGCAACCAAGATTCGCTTGCACGGGATCGACTGTCCTGAGAAACGCCAAGCCTACGGATATCGGGCCAAACTCGCGACGGCTGTCTTGACCTTCGGCCAGGCCGTCACGATCCACCCGCATGAAAGAGACAAGTATGGGCGACTGGTTGCCGAGGTGATACTCGCGGATGAGACCAATGTGAACCAGCTCTTAGTCAGAGACGGATGGTGTTGGTGGTATCGGAAGTATGCGCCGGACGATCCTGTGCTTGAAACGTTAGAGACCGAAGCACGCCAAACCAAACGAGGACTTTGGCTCGACCCCAATCCTGTCCCCCCTTGGGTCTATCGGAAGTTGAAACACAAACCGCCTGTCGGCGTCTTGGAGCCACTCCCTTAA
- a CDS encoding type I restriction endonuclease subunit R, protein MAMMTESVVEDAALGWLEALGYQVLHGPDIAVSELAAERSDPSYRDVILERRLRQALVRLNPELPTDALEDAYRKLTRTDAATSIERNRAAHRMLVDGVNVEYRRKDGSIAGAQARVINFDVPENNDWLAVNQFTVSEGQHTRRPDVVLFVNGLPLAVIELKNPADEDATIWSAYQQLQTYQAQIPSFFVTNAALIVSDGVQACIGTLGAGKEWFKPWRTIGGREDAPSKLSELQVVLEGVFEKRRFLDLVRHFIVFEDEGHGKLIKKMAGYHQFHAVNVAVAETLRAARQAEEHRAADPLGHYTSGHQAGGEPGDRRVGVVWHTQGSGKSLTMAFYAGRVILHPTMANPTIVVLTDRNDLDDQLFGTFARCRDLLRQAPVQATDRADLRAKLSVASGGVVFTTIQKFFPEERGDRHPVLSDRHNIVVIADEAHRSQYDFIDGFARHMRDALPNASFIGFTGTPIEKTDANTRAVFGNYISIYDIQRAVIDKATVPIYYESRLAKLELKASERPKIDPKFEEATEGEEVERKEKLKTKWAQLEAVVGSENRIKLIARDLVDHFEDRLAAMDGKAMVVCMSRRICVELYREIAALRPHWHADADDQGSMKVIMTGSASDPIEWQGHIRNKKRREDMALRFRAPKDPFRLVIVRDMWLTGFDAPSLHTMYIDKPMRGHGLMQTIARVNRVFKDKPGGLVVDYLGLADELKQALATYTESGGTGKTAIDQAEAVAVMLEKYEICRGLFGSYRTPAGLVPSFDWSPWMTGKPQERLSILPAAQEHILKQQDGKARLLRAVTDLSQAFALAVPHEETFRIRDDVGFFQAVRSVLAKSTPSEQKTDEELDHAIRQIISKAVVSDEIVDIFAAAGLKKPDLSILSDEFLAEVRGMPQKNLAVELLRKLLSGEIKLRSRKNVVQAKSFAEMLEQAVHKYQNRAIEAAQVIEEMIGLAKDMRRAHERGERLGLTEEEMAFYDALETNDSAVKVLGDETLRTMAREVADAIRKNVTIDWTVRENVRAQLRVIVKRILRKHGYPPDKQEKATQTVLEQAEVLCGEVAG, encoded by the coding sequence ATGGCCATGATGACTGAATCCGTCGTCGAAGACGCCGCCCTTGGCTGGCTCGAAGCACTGGGCTACCAAGTGCTCCACGGGCCGGACATTGCTGTTAGTGAGCTGGCTGCCGAGCGCAGCGATCCAAGCTACCGTGACGTGATTTTGGAAAGGCGTCTGCGACAGGCACTTGTTCGGCTAAATCCGGAGCTGCCGACGGATGCACTGGAAGATGCCTATCGCAAGCTCACCAGGACTGATGCCGCAACCTCGATAGAACGGAACCGTGCCGCTCATCGGATGCTGGTGGATGGCGTGAACGTCGAGTACCGACGCAAGGATGGGTCCATCGCCGGGGCGCAGGCGCGGGTTATCAACTTCGACGTGCCCGAGAACAACGACTGGCTTGCCGTCAACCAGTTCACAGTCTCTGAAGGTCAGCATACTCGCCGGCCTGATGTGGTACTGTTCGTCAATGGCTTGCCACTGGCGGTGATCGAGCTCAAGAACCCGGCGGATGAAGACGCCACCATTTGGAGCGCCTACCAACAACTTCAAACCTACCAGGCGCAGATCCCTTCCTTCTTTGTAACGAATGCAGCCTTGATCGTTTCTGACGGTGTGCAGGCTTGCATTGGGACGCTTGGGGCTGGGAAAGAATGGTTCAAGCCCTGGCGCACGATCGGCGGGCGGGAGGATGCTCCGTCGAAGCTTAGCGAGCTGCAAGTTGTCCTAGAGGGTGTGTTTGAAAAACGACGATTCCTCGATCTAGTACGGCATTTCATTGTCTTTGAAGACGAGGGACATGGGAAGTTGATCAAGAAGATGGCGGGGTACCATCAGTTCCATGCCGTGAATGTGGCGGTTGCGGAAACCTTGCGGGCTGCCCGACAGGCGGAGGAACATCGAGCTGCTGATCCTTTGGGACACTACACGTCCGGCCATCAGGCGGGTGGTGAACCAGGTGATCGTCGGGTTGGGGTGGTGTGGCATACACAGGGATCGGGGAAGAGTCTCACGATGGCCTTCTATGCCGGGCGGGTGATCCTCCATCCGACCATGGCCAACCCAACTATCGTGGTGCTTACTGATCGCAACGACCTGGATGATCAACTCTTCGGCACCTTCGCTCGCTGTCGTGACCTGCTCCGGCAGGCACCAGTGCAGGCGACCGATCGAGCTGACTTGCGGGCCAAGTTGAGCGTGGCATCCGGCGGCGTGGTATTTACGACTATCCAGAAGTTTTTCCCGGAGGAACGAGGCGACCGGCATCCCGTGCTGTCGGATCGCCACAACATCGTCGTGATCGCAGACGAAGCCCATCGGAGCCAGTATGATTTTATCGACGGCTTTGCCCGCCATATGCGCGATGCGTTACCCAACGCCTCGTTCATTGGATTCACTGGAACACCGATTGAAAAGACGGATGCTAATACCCGAGCGGTCTTTGGCAACTACATCAGTATCTATGACATCCAGCGGGCGGTCATCGATAAGGCGACGGTTCCCATTTACTACGAGAGCCGGTTGGCGAAGCTCGAACTGAAGGCGTCCGAGCGGCCAAAGATCGACCCTAAGTTTGAAGAGGCGACAGAAGGGGAAGAAGTCGAGCGTAAAGAAAAGCTCAAGACCAAGTGGGCGCAGCTGGAAGCCGTGGTGGGGTCGGAAAATCGAATCAAGTTGATCGCGCGAGACCTGGTTGATCACTTCGAAGATCGCCTGGCCGCCATGGATGGGAAGGCCATGGTGGTGTGCATGAGCCGGCGGATCTGTGTGGAGCTCTATCGAGAGATCGCCGCTCTGCGTCCCCACTGGCATGCCGATGCCGATGATCAGGGGTCGATGAAGGTCATTATGACCGGCTCGGCGTCCGATCCGATCGAGTGGCAGGGCCATATTCGGAATAAAAAGCGCCGCGAGGACATGGCGCTCCGGTTCCGTGCCCCCAAAGACCCGTTCAGGCTCGTTATTGTTCGTGACATGTGGCTGACTGGCTTTGACGCGCCGAGTCTCCATACGATGTACATTGATAAGCCGATGCGTGGGCACGGACTGATGCAGACTATTGCGCGTGTGAACCGCGTGTTCAAAGACAAGCCGGGTGGACTCGTCGTGGACTACCTGGGCCTTGCCGACGAACTCAAGCAGGCTCTTGCGACCTACACGGAAAGCGGTGGGACGGGCAAGACGGCGATCGACCAGGCGGAGGCAGTCGCGGTGATGCTGGAGAAGTATGAAATCTGCAGAGGTCTCTTCGGTTCATACCGCACGCCGGCCGGTCTAGTACCGAGCTTTGATTGGTCGCCTTGGATGACCGGCAAGCCGCAAGAGCGGCTCTCGATCCTGCCTGCTGCACAAGAGCATATCTTGAAGCAGCAAGACGGAAAGGCTCGTCTCCTTCGTGCCGTGACCGATCTTTCTCAAGCCTTTGCGTTGGCTGTTCCACATGAGGAGACCTTCCGGATTCGCGACGATGTCGGATTCTTCCAGGCCGTTCGCTCGGTGTTGGCGAAGAGCACGCCGAGCGAGCAGAAGACGGATGAAGAACTCGACCACGCGATTCGTCAGATTATTTCCAAGGCCGTGGTGTCCGATGAGATCGTGGACATCTTTGCAGCGGCCGGACTGAAGAAGCCGGACCTCTCTATCCTGTCGGATGAGTTTCTTGCTGAAGTCCGAGGGATGCCTCAGAAGAACTTGGCTGTTGAACTGTTGCGGAAGTTGCTGAGTGGCGAGATTAAGTTGCGGTCCCGCAAGAATGTGGTGCAGGCCAAGTCCTTCGCAGAGATGTTGGAACAGGCTGTGCATAAGTATCAGAACCGTGCAATTGAGGCGGCACAGGTGATTGAGGAGATGATTGGGTTGGCCAAGGATATGCGTCGGGCCCACGAACGAGGGGAGCGGCTCGGTCTGACTGAGGAGGAAATGGCCTTCTACGACGCGCTCGAAACCAACGACAGCGCGGTGAAGGTGCTTGGTGATGAGACGTTACGAACCATGGCGCGAGAAGTGGCAGATGCTATCCGCAAGAATGTCACGATCGACTGGACCGTACGGGAAAATGTCCGTGCTCAGCTGCGGGTCATTGTAAAGCGCATTCTCCGCAAGCATGGCTATCCGCCGGATAAGCAGGAGAAGGCGACGCAGACGGTATTGGAACAGGCAGAAGTGTTGTGCGGAGAGGTAGCGGGGTGA
- a CDS encoding transposase produces MMNHGRHHRRSIRLKGYDYAQAGAYFVTMCTQDRACLFGDMVDGQMQLNECGQVVADSWLWLSGRYPYVGMDEWVVMPNHLHGIIILSEPDGRGGSRTAPTKNRKSIGRLIGAFKTVSTKRLNAMRSTPGVPVWQRNYYEHIVRSEESLTRIRQYIVDNPARWEEDPENPQAVGAVRERLLPESEGIWP; encoded by the coding sequence GTGATGAATCACGGTAGGCACCATCGCCGGTCCATTCGGCTGAAGGGCTACGATTATGCACAAGCCGGTGCGTATTTCGTGACGATGTGCACACAAGATCGAGCGTGTCTGTTCGGTGACATGGTCGATGGACAGATGCAGCTGAATGAATGTGGGCAGGTGGTGGCGGATTCGTGGTTATGGTTGTCTGGTCGATACCCCTACGTCGGTATGGATGAATGGGTGGTCATGCCAAACCATCTGCACGGCATCATCATTCTTTCAGAACCGGATGGTAGGGGCGGTTCGCGAACCGCCCCTACGAAGAACCGTAAATCCATCGGACGATTGATCGGGGCATTCAAAACCGTATCCACCAAACGTCTCAATGCGATGCGCAGCACCCCTGGTGTTCCAGTCTGGCAGCGTAACTACTACGAGCACATTGTCCGCAGTGAGGAGTCCCTGACTCGCATCCGTCAATACATCGTCGATAATCCAGCCCGTTGGGAGGAAGATCCAGAGAATCCGCAGGCAGTAGGGGCAGTTCGCGAACGACTCCTACCAGAATCCGAGGGCATATGGCCATGA
- a CDS encoding restriction endonuclease subunit S, which translates to MTDAIDLTTEQRNQLNDLLRRFLPGVVVWAYGSRVKWTTRPNSDLDLVAFTTPEQRPQVADLKEALAESNLPFPVDLHVWDDVPERFREIIQKEYVVVQEAKEPEGKTRVPLEWQRHEVSKLLADGKLVIGDGYRAKNSELSQTGLPFARAGNINNGFQFTEADHFPSDALSRVGNKVSQPGDVVFTSKGTVGRFAFVREDTMRFVYSPQLCFWRSLDQSLIQSRFLYYWMHGSEFFAQFKGVAGQTDMAEYVSLTDQRRMHITLPQIAAQRAIAHILGTLDDKIELNRRMNETLEAMARALFKSWFSCLDTLRVEAAELIRQGVLEIGDGYRAKNSELGDQGLPFIRAGNLNNGFDTEGAEVLRHDSVAKTGNKVSRPGDVAFTSKGTIGRFARVTQFTQPFVYSPQVCFWRSLNHKQIQPALLYCWMQSGDLKAQIDAVAGQTDMAPYVSLQDQRKMEVPVFPEDQDVIAGHIDAILARQALCIEESKTLSAIRDTLLPKLISGELRVKDAERFIERGCQSTARNSDSYMT; encoded by the coding sequence ATGACGGATGCGATAGACCTTACAACAGAGCAGCGCAACCAGCTGAACGATCTCCTGCGCCGGTTCTTGCCCGGTGTCGTCGTGTGGGCCTATGGGTCCCGCGTGAAATGGACCACCCGTCCCAATTCTGACCTCGATCTCGTCGCTTTCACCACCCCTGAACAGCGCCCACAGGTGGCGGATCTCAAAGAAGCTCTTGCCGAAAGCAATCTGCCCTTTCCGGTGGACCTCCATGTCTGGGACGACGTGCCAGAACGCTTCCGAGAGATCATCCAGAAGGAATATGTGGTGGTGCAGGAGGCCAAAGAGCCGGAAGGCAAAACGAGAGTGCCTTTGGAGTGGCAGCGTCATGAAGTGAGCAAACTGCTCGCCGACGGAAAGCTCGTGATAGGCGATGGATATCGCGCCAAGAATAGCGAACTGTCTCAAACGGGTCTGCCGTTTGCTCGTGCTGGCAACATCAACAACGGCTTTCAGTTTACTGAAGCCGATCACTTCCCAAGTGACGCTCTCTCAAGAGTTGGCAACAAGGTGAGTCAACCTGGTGACGTGGTCTTCACATCGAAGGGTACTGTCGGCCGCTTCGCCTTCGTTCGTGAGGATACGATGCGGTTTGTGTACTCGCCGCAGCTTTGCTTTTGGCGCTCGCTTGATCAATCCTTGATCCAATCGCGTTTCCTCTATTACTGGATGCACGGGAGTGAATTCTTCGCTCAGTTCAAAGGCGTTGCGGGGCAAACTGATATGGCTGAGTACGTCAGCCTTACCGACCAGCGGCGTATGCACATCACGCTTCCACAGATTGCTGCGCAACGCGCCATCGCCCACATCCTTGGCACGCTGGACGACAAGATCGAGTTGAACCGACGGATGAATGAGACGCTGGAGGCGATGGCACGGGCGCTGTTCAAGTCGTGGTTTAGCTGCTTAGATACCCTACGAGTCGAGGCCGCAGAGCTTATTCGGCAAGGTGTGCTTGAGATTGGTGACGGTTATCGTGCAAAGAATTCTGAACTCGGCGATCAAGGACTCCCCTTTATTCGGGCAGGAAATCTCAATAACGGATTCGATACAGAAGGGGCGGAAGTGTTGAGGCACGACAGTGTTGCCAAAACAGGGAACAAGGTGAGTCGTCCAGGAGATGTGGCCTTCACATCGAAGGGAACGATTGGCCGCTTCGCCCGTGTAACTCAGTTCACCCAGCCATTCGTTTACTCACCTCAGGTATGCTTCTGGCGATCTCTAAATCACAAACAGATACAACCGGCGCTTTTATACTGCTGGATGCAAAGTGGTGACTTAAAGGCGCAAATCGACGCGGTCGCTGGACAGACCGACATGGCCCCCTATGTCTCACTGCAGGATCAACGCAAAATGGAAGTTCCCGTCTTTCCTGAGGATCAAGACGTAATCGCCGGACACATCGATGCAATCCTTGCCAGGCAAGCGCTGTGCATCGAGGAGAGCAAGACACTCTCTGCCATACGCGACACGCTACTCCCCAAACTTATCTCTGGCGAGCTACGGGTGAAGGATGCGGAACGGTTTATAGAGAGGGGATGTCAATCAACTGCACGGAATTCTGATTCTTACATGACCTGA
- a CDS encoding nucleotidyltransferase substrate binding protein: protein MIDYDKLQKALKHLELQYANHQQAQSRPELTEIDREAIAESVIQRFETCYDTLWKDLKRYLIEEIGLPDVPNSPKPLWKLAGQNNLFAFSVEQWLKYADARTSTAHDYSGKKAEETLALMGDFIDDAIGLYQTMSGTTWE, encoded by the coding sequence ATGATCGATTACGACAAGCTTCAGAAAGCCCTCAAGCATCTGGAACTGCAATACGCTAACCACCAGCAGGCGCAGAGCCGTCCCGAACTGACCGAGATCGATCGTGAAGCGATCGCGGAATCCGTCATTCAGCGATTTGAAACTTGTTACGACACACTATGGAAAGATCTCAAGCGCTACCTCATCGAAGAAATTGGCTTGCCAGATGTTCCCAACAGTCCCAAGCCGTTGTGGAAGCTGGCTGGACAGAACAATCTCTTTGCCTTTTCCGTGGAACAGTGGCTGAAGTACGCGGATGCCCGCACCAGCACCGCTCACGACTATAGCGGAAAGAAGGCGGAAGAAACCCTCGCCCTCATGGGCGACTTCATTGACGATGCCATCGGCCTCTACCAGACGATGTCGGGAACCACGTGGGAATGA